The following proteins are co-located in the Pseudomonas synxantha genome:
- the folK gene encoding 2-amino-4-hydroxy-6-hydroxymethyldihydropteridine diphosphokinase, giving the protein MSLTQIYLGLGSNVERESRLCAGLDALAGFLTDMRCSAVFESQPVGIKSGPFFNLVVSAYTDLPLLELDRRLKFIEADNGRYAPNRKGLPLDIDVLLYGDLVGNFDGLILPRAEILKNAFVLWPLSMMAPDRMHPEAGKTMAELWRDAQIDQVLAPVGFEWQGRQLTPQELSCKSRACSRKT; this is encoded by the coding sequence ATGTCGTTGACTCAGATTTACCTTGGGCTTGGCAGCAATGTTGAGCGCGAAAGCCGTCTATGCGCCGGCCTGGATGCGCTGGCGGGGTTCTTGACGGATATGCGCTGTTCAGCGGTGTTCGAAAGCCAGCCGGTGGGGATCAAGAGCGGGCCATTTTTCAACCTGGTGGTGTCGGCTTATACCGACCTGCCGTTGTTGGAGTTGGATCGCCGATTGAAATTCATCGAGGCCGATAATGGCCGTTATGCGCCTAACCGTAAGGGCCTGCCGCTGGATATCGATGTGTTGCTGTATGGCGATTTGGTAGGTAATTTCGATGGATTGATCCTGCCACGGGCAGAAATCCTGAAAAACGCTTTTGTATTGTGGCCGCTGTCGATGATGGCGCCGGATCGTATGCACCCTGAGGCAGGCAAGACAATGGCCGAGCTGTGGCGCGATGCGCAGATCGACCAGGTGCTGGCGCCTGTCGGCTTTGAGTGGCAAGGCCGACAACTGACGCCGCAAGAGCTCTCTTGTAAGAGCCGAGCTTGCTCGCGAAAAACCTGA
- the folB gene encoding dihydroneopterin aldolase translates to MDRVFIEGLEVDTVIGAYDWERGIRQCLRLDLSFAWDNRPAAAGDDLALALDYASVSARIQAFAEQSQYQLVETFAERLAEVLMSEFQIPWLHLKLTKPGAVPAAKGVGVEIERGCR, encoded by the coding sequence TTGGACAGAGTGTTTATCGAAGGCCTGGAAGTCGACACCGTGATCGGGGCCTACGACTGGGAGCGCGGGATCCGGCAGTGCTTGCGCCTGGACCTGAGCTTCGCCTGGGATAATCGCCCGGCCGCTGCAGGTGATGACCTGGCGCTGGCGCTGGATTACGCCAGCGTGTCCGCGCGTATCCAGGCTTTTGCCGAGCAGTCCCAGTATCAGTTGGTGGAAACCTTCGCCGAGCGCTTGGCCGAGGTGCTGATGAGCGAATTCCAGATTCCCTGGCTGCACCTCAAATTGACCAAGCCAGGCGCCGTGCCGGCTGCCAAGGGCGTGGGCGTGGAGATCGAGCGCGGATGTCGTTGA
- the plsY gene encoding glycerol-3-phosphate 1-O-acyltransferase PlsY, with amino-acid sequence MFWSLAILAYLLGSLSFAILLSRLTGNPDPRMSGSGNAGATNMLRLAGKKLAVLTLLGDVCKGLLPVLIASLLGLTLQQQAWVGVCAVLGHLFPLYFRFRGGKGVATAAGMLLGIYPPAALLAMLAWLLTFYLTRTSSLAALIATPLTLPLLAWQEPQALLPMSMLTLLIVWRHRGNLRDLFAGRERHF; translated from the coding sequence ATGTTTTGGTCACTGGCGATTCTCGCCTACCTGCTCGGCTCGCTGTCCTTCGCCATTTTGCTCAGCCGCCTGACGGGAAACCCCGACCCGCGAATGAGTGGCTCAGGCAATGCCGGCGCCACCAATATGTTGCGCCTGGCCGGCAAGAAACTTGCCGTCCTGACGTTGCTGGGCGACGTGTGCAAGGGCTTGCTGCCCGTGCTGATCGCCAGCCTCCTCGGCCTTACCTTGCAACAGCAAGCCTGGGTGGGCGTGTGCGCCGTCCTGGGCCACCTGTTCCCGCTGTACTTCCGTTTTCGCGGCGGTAAAGGCGTTGCCACAGCGGCCGGTATGCTGCTGGGCATCTACCCACCGGCCGCGTTACTGGCCATGCTCGCCTGGCTGCTGACGTTCTACCTGACCCGAACCAGCTCGCTGGCCGCGCTGATCGCCACCCCGCTGACCCTGCCGCTGTTGGCCTGGCAGGAACCGCAGGCCTTGCTGCCGATGAGCATGCTGACCCTGCTGATCGTCTGGCGTCACCGCGGCAATCTACGCGACCTGTTTGCAGGGCGCGAACGGCATTTTTAA
- the tsaD gene encoding tRNA (adenosine(37)-N6)-threonylcarbamoyltransferase complex transferase subunit TsaD, which produces MLVLGLETSCDETGVALYDSERGLLADALFSQIDLHRAYGGVVPELASRDHVKRMLPLIRQVLDEADCVATEIDAIAYTAGPGLVGALLVGASCAQALAFAWGIPALGVHHMEGHLLAPMLEETPPQFPFVALLVSGGHTQLVQVDGIGQYTLLGESLDDAAGEAFDKTAKMMGLNYPGGPEIARLAEKGVAGRYTFPRPMCDRPGLMFSFSGLKTSALNTWQQSVSAGDDGQQARCDIALAFQQAVVETLTIKCKRALKQAGMKRLVIAGGVSANKALRVSLEKMLGDMNGHVFYARPEFCTDNGAMIAYAGCQRLQAGQHESLAISVQARWPMEQLPPL; this is translated from the coding sequence ATGCTAGTACTGGGACTTGAAACCTCCTGCGACGAAACCGGCGTCGCCCTATACGACAGTGAACGCGGGCTTTTGGCCGACGCGCTGTTCAGTCAGATCGACCTGCACCGCGCCTATGGTGGCGTGGTGCCGGAGCTTGCCAGCCGTGATCACGTCAAGCGCATGCTGCCGTTGATTCGCCAGGTGCTGGACGAGGCCGATTGTGTGGCGACCGAGATCGATGCCATCGCCTACACTGCGGGCCCTGGATTGGTCGGAGCCCTGCTGGTTGGGGCCTCTTGCGCCCAGGCGCTGGCTTTTGCCTGGGGCATTCCGGCTCTTGGCGTGCACCATATGGAAGGCCATTTACTGGCGCCCATGCTGGAAGAAACACCACCGCAGTTCCCGTTCGTCGCTTTGTTGGTTTCGGGCGGCCATACGCAGCTGGTTCAGGTCGATGGTATCGGCCAATACACCTTGCTGGGCGAGTCCCTGGACGACGCCGCCGGCGAAGCTTTCGATAAAACTGCGAAGATGATGGGGCTCAATTATCCAGGTGGCCCGGAAATCGCCCGTCTTGCCGAGAAAGGCGTGGCCGGGCGCTACACCTTCCCGCGTCCGATGTGTGATCGCCCTGGCCTGATGTTCAGTTTCAGCGGTTTGAAAACCTCCGCCTTGAACACCTGGCAGCAGAGCGTCAGTGCCGGGGACGACGGTCAACAAGCCCGTTGCGACATCGCTCTGGCGTTCCAGCAGGCCGTGGTGGAGACTTTGACCATCAAGTGCAAGCGCGCCCTGAAGCAGGCGGGTATGAAGCGGCTGGTGATTGCTGGCGGCGTCAGTGCCAACAAGGCACTGCGCGTGTCCTTGGAGAAAATGCTCGGCGACATGAATGGTCATGTGTTCTACGCACGCCCTGAGTTCTGCACTGATAACGGCGCGATGATCGCCTATGCCGGTTGCCAGCGCTTGCAGGCCGGACAGCACGAAAGCCTGGCGATCAGCGTGCAGGCACGTTGGCCAATGGAACAGTTGCCGCCGTTGTAA
- the rpsU gene encoding 30S ribosomal protein S21 — protein sequence MPAVKVKENEPFDVALRRFKRSCEKAGVLAEVRSREFYEKPTSERKRKAAAAVKRHAKKVQREQRRAVRLY from the coding sequence ATGCCAGCCGTCAAAGTAAAAGAGAACGAACCCTTCGACGTAGCTCTGCGTCGTTTCAAGCGCTCCTGCGAAAAAGCCGGTGTTCTGGCTGAAGTTCGTAGCCGCGAATTTTATGAGAAGCCAACTTCTGAGCGTAAGCGTAAAGCAGCAGCCGCTGTTAAGCGTCACGCCAAGAAAGTTCAGCGCGAACAGCGCCGCGCCGTTCGTCTGTACTAA
- the dnaG gene encoding DNA primase, with translation MAGLIPQSFIDDLLNRTDIVDVVSSRVQLKKAGKNYTACCPFHKEKTPSFSVSPDKQFYYCFGCGAGGNALGFLMDHDNLDFPQAVEDLAKAAGMEIPREESGRPHKPRQPTDSPLYPLLTAAADFYRQALKSHPQRKAAVDYLKGRGLTGEIARDFGLGFAPPGWDNLYKHLSSDTLQQKAMIDAGLLVENAETGKRYDRFRDRVMFPIRDSRGRIIAFGGRVLGDDKPKYLNSPETPVFHKGQELYGLFEARKNNRNLDEIIVVEGYMDVIALAQQGLRNAVATLGTATSEEHLKRLFRVVPSVLFCFDGDQAGRNAAWRALEATLSSLQDGRRARFLFLPEGEDPDTLVRSEGTDAFRARINQHAQPLADYFFQQLTEEADPRSLEGKAHMATLAAPLIDKVPGANLRTLMRQRLLEITGLSGEAVSQLVHSAPQDAPPAYDPGMDYDAMPDYADFHQPQEAFAPQQEWTPKKPGAGGKKWDKKPWSKNGKRGDRDEAYAPRTPVAVEAPTLIALRTLIHHPQLAGKVESADHFANESNTYAQVLIALIEAVQKNPKLNSIQLMARWHGTEQGRLLKALAEKEWLIDGDNLEQQFLDTINRLSAGQHTQTLDELIKRARQPGLSAEEQIQIAKQMRDLLKQNVSASNPTSAGV, from the coding sequence ATGGCCGGGCTGATTCCCCAGAGCTTTATTGACGACCTTCTGAACCGCACCGACATCGTCGATGTTGTCAGCTCACGCGTACAACTGAAAAAAGCCGGCAAGAACTACACCGCCTGCTGCCCGTTCCATAAAGAAAAAACCCCATCGTTCAGCGTCAGCCCCGACAAGCAGTTCTATTACTGCTTCGGTTGCGGTGCCGGCGGCAACGCCCTCGGCTTCCTGATGGACCACGACAACCTGGACTTCCCCCAGGCCGTCGAGGACCTGGCCAAAGCCGCCGGCATGGAAATCCCCCGCGAAGAAAGTGGCCGCCCGCACAAACCCAGGCAGCCCACCGACTCGCCCCTGTATCCGCTGTTGACGGCCGCTGCCGATTTTTATCGCCAGGCCCTCAAGAGCCACCCGCAGCGCAAGGCCGCCGTCGATTACCTCAAGGGACGCGGCCTCACTGGTGAAATCGCCCGCGACTTCGGCCTCGGGTTCGCCCCACCAGGGTGGGACAATCTGTACAAGCACCTGAGCAGCGATACCCTCCAGCAAAAAGCCATGATCGATGCCGGCCTGTTGGTGGAGAACGCCGAGACCGGCAAGCGCTACGATCGTTTTCGCGACCGGGTGATGTTTCCGATCCGCGACAGCCGTGGCCGTATCATCGCCTTTGGTGGCCGCGTTCTCGGTGACGACAAGCCCAAGTATCTGAACTCCCCGGAGACTCCGGTGTTCCACAAGGGCCAGGAACTCTACGGCCTGTTCGAAGCGCGCAAGAACAACCGCAACCTCGACGAGATCATCGTGGTTGAAGGCTACATGGACGTGATCGCCCTGGCCCAGCAAGGCCTGCGCAACGCGGTGGCAACCCTCGGCACCGCCACTAGCGAAGAGCACTTGAAGCGCCTGTTTCGCGTGGTACCCAGCGTGCTGTTCTGCTTCGACGGTGACCAGGCCGGCCGCAACGCCGCCTGGCGCGCGCTTGAGGCCACGCTGTCGAGCCTGCAGGACGGGCGGCGCGCACGTTTCCTGTTCCTGCCCGAAGGCGAGGACCCGGACACACTGGTGCGCTCGGAAGGCACCGACGCGTTTCGTGCGCGCATCAATCAACATGCGCAGCCACTGGCGGATTATTTTTTCCAGCAACTGACCGAAGAAGCCGACCCGCGCTCCCTCGAGGGCAAGGCCCATATGGCCACCCTCGCCGCACCGCTGATCGACAAGGTCCCGGGCGCCAACTTGCGCACCCTGATGCGCCAGCGCCTGCTGGAGATCACCGGTTTGAGCGGCGAAGCCGTAAGTCAGCTGGTGCACAGCGCACCACAGGATGCACCGCCGGCCTACGACCCTGGCATGGATTACGACGCCATGCCGGACTATGCCGACTTCCATCAACCCCAGGAGGCCTTTGCGCCCCAGCAGGAGTGGACGCCAAAGAAACCCGGCGCCGGCGGCAAGAAATGGGACAAGAAACCCTGGAGCAAGAACGGCAAGCGCGGCGATCGCGATGAAGCCTACGCTCCACGCACGCCGGTGGCGGTAGAAGCCCCGACACTTATTGCGCTGCGTACATTGATTCACCACCCGCAATTGGCCGGCAAGGTTGAGAGTGCCGACCATTTTGCCAACGAGAGCAACACCTATGCCCAGGTGCTGATTGCCCTGATCGAGGCGGTGCAAAAAAATCCTAAGCTAAACTCAATTCAGCTGATGGCTCGCTGGCATGGCACGGAACAGGGCCGTTTATTGAAAGCCCTGGCGGAAAAGGAGTGGCTAATTGACGGAGATAACCTTGAACAACAGTTTTTAGACACCATTAATAGGTTATCCGCGGGTCAGCATACGCAGACCCTCGATGAGCTCATCAAGAGAGCCAGGCAGCCGGGATTGTCGGCTGAAGAGCAAATTCAGATAGCAAAACAGATGCGCGACCTCTTAAAACAGAATGTTTCCGCATCAAACCCGACCTCAGCTGGCGTGTGA
- the rpoD gene encoding RNA polymerase sigma factor RpoD produces the protein MSGKAQQQSRIKELITLGREQGYLTYAEVNDHLPEDISDPEQVEDIIRMINDMGINVFEVAPDKDSLMLADADTDEAAAEEAAAALAAVETDIGRTTDPVRMYMREMGTVELLTREGEIEIAKRIEEGIREVMGAIAHFPGTVDHILSEYTRVTTEGGRLSDVLSGYIDPDDGIAPPAAEVPPPVDPKAPKADDDTDDDEAEASSDEEDEVESGPDPVVAAQRFGAVSDQMEITRKALKKHGRGNKQAIAELVALAELFMPIKLVPKQFEGLVERVRSALERLRAQERAIMQLCVRDARMPRTDFLRQFPGNEVDESWTDALAKGKAKYAEAIGRLQPDIIRCQQKLIALQTETGLTIAEIKDINRRMSIGEAKARRAKKEMVEANLRLVISIAKKYTNRGLQFLDLIQEGNIGLMKAVDKFEYRRGYKFSTYATWWIRQAITRSIADLARTIRIPVHMIETINKLNRISRQMLQEMGREPTPEELGERMEMPEDKIRKVLKIAKEPISMETPIGDDEDSHLGDFIEDSTMQSPIDVATVESLKEATRDVLSGLTAREAKVLRMRFGIDMNTDHTLEEVGKQFDVTRERIRQIEAKALRKLRHPTRSEHLRSFLDE, from the coding sequence ATGTCCGGAAAAGCGCAACAGCAGTCTCGTATCAAAGAGTTGATCACACTAGGTCGTGAGCAGGGTTACCTGACTTACGCGGAGGTCAACGACCACCTGCCTGAGGATATTTCAGATCCAGAGCAGGTGGAAGACATCATCCGCATGATTAACGACATGGGGATCAACGTATTCGAAGTCGCGCCAGATAAGGACTCCCTTATGCTGGCCGACGCTGATACCGACGAGGCCGCCGCTGAGGAAGCTGCTGCCGCGCTGGCTGCAGTAGAGACCGATATCGGCCGCACGACGGACCCTGTACGCATGTATATGCGTGAAATGGGTACCGTCGAGCTGCTGACACGCGAAGGCGAAATCGAAATCGCCAAGCGTATCGAAGAGGGCATCCGTGAAGTGATGGGCGCAATCGCGCACTTCCCTGGCACGGTTGACCACATTCTCTCTGAGTACACCCGCGTCACCACCGAAGGTGGCCGCCTGTCCGACGTCCTGAGCGGTTATATCGACCCGGACGACGGCATTGCGCCGCCTGCCGCCGAAGTACCGCCGCCGGTCGACCCGAAAGCGCCGAAAGCGGACGACGACACCGACGACGACGAGGCTGAAGCCAGCAGCGACGAAGAAGATGAAGTCGAAAGCGGTCCGGACCCTGTTGTCGCGGCCCAGCGTTTCGGTGCGGTTTCCGATCAAATGGAAATCACCCGCAAGGCTTTGAAGAAGCACGGTCGCGGCAACAAGCAGGCAATTGCCGAGCTGGTCGCCCTGGCTGAGCTGTTCATGCCGATCAAGCTGGTACCCAAGCAGTTCGAAGGCCTGGTTGAGCGTGTTCGCAGTGCCCTTGAGCGTTTGCGTGCCCAAGAGCGTGCAATCATGCAGCTCTGTGTGCGTGATGCGCGTATGCCGCGTACCGACTTCCTGCGCCAGTTCCCGGGCAACGAAGTTGACGAAAGCTGGACCGACGCACTGGCCAAGGGCAAGGCGAAATACGCCGAAGCCATCGGTCGCCTGCAGCCGGACATCATTCGTTGCCAGCAGAAGCTGATCGCGTTGCAGACCGAAACCGGTCTGACGATTGCCGAGATCAAGGACATCAACCGTCGCATGTCGATCGGTGAGGCCAAGGCCCGCCGCGCGAAGAAAGAGATGGTTGAAGCGAACTTGCGCCTGGTGATCTCCATCGCCAAGAAGTACACCAACCGTGGTCTTCAGTTCCTCGACCTGATCCAGGAAGGCAACATCGGCCTGATGAAGGCGGTGGACAAGTTCGAATACCGTCGCGGCTACAAGTTCTCGACTTATGCCACCTGGTGGATCCGTCAGGCGATCACTCGCTCGATCGCCGACCTGGCCCGCACCATCCGTATTCCGGTGCACATGATCGAGACCATCAACAAGCTCAACCGTATTTCCCGGCAGATGTTGCAGGAAATGGGCCGTGAACCGACCCCGGAAGAGCTGGGCGAACGCATGGAAATGCCTGAGGATAAAATCCGCAAGGTATTGAAGATCGCTAAAGAGCCGATCTCCATGGAAACGCCGATTGGTGATGACGAAGACTCCCATCTGGGTGACTTCATCGAGGACTCGACCATGCAGTCGCCAATCGATGTTGCCACCGTTGAGAGCCTGAAAGAAGCGACCCGCGACGTGCTGTCCGGCCTCACTGCCCGTGAAGCCAAGGTACTGCGCATGCGTTTCGGCATCGACATGAATACCGACCACACCCTTGAGGAAGTCGGTAAGCAGTTTGACGTGACCCGCGAGCGGATTCGTCAGATCGAAGCCAAGGCGCTGCGCAAGTTGCGCCACCCGACGCGAAGCGAGCATCTGCGCTCCTTCCTCGACGAGTGA